In one Ananas comosus cultivar F153 linkage group 12, ASM154086v1, whole genome shotgun sequence genomic region, the following are encoded:
- the LOC109718354 gene encoding uncharacterized protein LOC109718354, with product MAWRVLRKKGFHAYLMNVSPFTTQGFPSSSLRNLPDIFIQLRHRGAAGYKVLSNNSTIRSFHASLDLLAWRRQTEEAPGLKMPKKEKRVRKENRTQAPVEAPYVPPKPKLPTKSSPDKTIEIFEGMTILELAKRTGVTISAIQDILINVGEKVDSEFDAVSIDVAELVAMEVGVNVRRLHSDEGAVLQPRPPVVTVMGHVDHGKTSLLDSLRQTSVAAKEAGGITQHLGAFVVSMPSGSSITFLDTPGHAAFSAMRARGAAITDIVVLVVAADDGVMPQTLEAISHAKAANVPIVVAINKCDKPAADPERVRIQLGSEGVLLEDLGGDVQVVEVSAVKRSGLDKLEEALLLQAEMMDLKARIDGPAQAYVVEARLDRGRGPLATAIVKSGTLLCGQYVVVGAEWGKIRAIRDMMGEVITDSACPSTPVEIEGLRGLPMAGDDVVVVYSEERARILSQGRKKKLEKDKVRKKINEEKMEDEPENSEEEPVKRVELPIIVKADVQGTVQAVTDALRSLNSPQVFVNIVHVGVGPIGQSDIDMAQACGACIVGFNIRNPPSAISLACNQAKIKICLHRVIYHLLEDIGKLIVEKAPGTSETQVAGEAEVLSIFELKGRSKSKGPDVKIAGCRITDGRFTKSATMRLLRSGEVVFEGSCASLKREKQDVEAVGKGSDCGLVIQDCDDFRVGDIIQCLERVVRKPKFITSESGAVRIEC from the exons ATATTTTTATCCAACTTAGACATCGCGGTGCTGCTGGTTATAAGGTTTTGAGTAACAATTCCACTATCCG GAGCTTTCATGCAAGTCTCGATCTGTTAGCATGGAGAAGGCAAACGGAAGAAGCTCCTGGCTTAAAAATGCCCAAAAAAGAGAAACGAGTCAGAAAAGAAAATAGGACCCAAGCACCTGTTGAAGCACCATATGTTCCCCCAAAACCAAAATTACCTACCAAATCCTCTCCAGATAAAAccattgaaatttttgaaggaaTGACAATACTTGAGCTCGCTAAGCGAACTGGTGTAACTATCAGCGCAATTCAAGACATACTCATAAATGTTGGTGAAAAAGTTGACTCGGAGTTTGATGCCGTCAGCATCGATGTTGCTGAGTTGGTTGCGATG GAAGTAGGGGTCAATGTTCGAAGGTTACATTCTGACGAAGGCGCGGTGCTCCAACCGCGACCACCTGTTGTGACAGTTATGGGCCATGTTGATCACGGCAAAACCTCACTACTTGACTCCCTACGCCAAACATCCGTTGCAGCCAAGGAAGCTGGTGGGATTACCCAACACTTGGGTGCTTTTGTTGTCAGCATGCCATCTGGCTCCTCCATCACATTCCTAGACACCCCAGGCCATGCCGCCTTCAGTGCCATGCGGGCGAGAGGGGCTGCCATCACCGATATAGTAGTGCTTGTTGTTGCAGCTGATGATGGTGTCATGCCTCAAACCTTGGAAGCCATTTCCCATGCAAAAGCAGCTAATGTTCCGATCGTGGTTGCAATAAACAAGTGCGATAAGCCAGCAGCCGATCCTGAAAGGGTCAGGATTCAGCTTGGTTCAGAAGGGGTTTTGCTAGAGGATTTGGGCGGTGACGTGCAGGTTGTTGAGGTTTCTGCCGTGAAAAGAAGtggtttggacaagttagaaGAGGCTTTGCTTCTGCAGGCTGAGATGATGGACCTTAAGGCCCGAATTGATGGGCCAGCACAAGCCTATGTGGTGGAAGCGAGACTCGATAGGGGTAGAGGCCCGTTGGCTACTGCTATTGTCAAGTCGGGGACTTTATTGTGTGGGCAGTATGTTGTTGTAGGTGCGGAGTGGGGGAAGATAAGAGCGATTAGGGATATGATGGGGGAAGTTATAACTGATTCTGCATGCCCCTCAACACCAGTTGAGATCGAAGGGCTGAGAGGTCTTCCGATGGCTGGTGACGATGTTGTTGTTGTCTATTCTGAAGAAAGGGCAAGAATTCTTAGTcaagggaggaagaagaagttggagaaaGATAAGGTTAGAAAAAAGATTAAcgaggagaagatggaggacgAGCCAGAAAATTCAGAAGAAGAGCCTGTTAAAAGGGTTGAGTTGCCGATTATTGTAAAAGCTGATGTACAAGGTACCGTTCAAGCAGTTACGGATGCATTGAGAAGTCTTAATAGCCCTCAG GTTTTTGTGAATATTGTTCATGTTGGCGTGGGTCCTATAGGCCAATCTGATATTGATATGGCCCAAGCTTGTGGCGCATGCATTGTTGGTTTTAACATTCGCAATCCTCCAAGCGCCATCAGTCTTGCTTGCAATCAGGCCAAAATTAAG ATATGCCTGCATAGGGTAATTTACCATCTCTTGGAGGATATCGGCAAACTGATTGTTGAAAAGGCACCGGGGACTTCCGAGACTCAAGTAGCTGGTGAGGCCGAGGTTCTAAGTATCTTTGAGCTCAAAGGCCGCAGCAAGTCGAAAGGGCCGGATGTCAAAATTGCGGGTTGCCGGATAACGGATGGCCGCTTCACTAAATCCGCGACGATGCGGCTATTGAGGAGCGGAGAAGTGGTTTTCGAGGGCTCGTGTGCGTCTCTAAAGCGAGAGAAGCAGGATGTCGAAGCTGTCGGGAAGGGTAGCGACTGTGGATTGGTTATCCAGGACTGCGACGATTTTCGTGTTGGGGATATTATTCAGTGCTTGGAACGGGTGGTCAGAAAGCCTAAGTTCATTACTTCGGAGAGCGGTGCAGTGCGGATAGAATGCTGA